In Dethiosulfovibrio salsuginis, a single genomic region encodes these proteins:
- a CDS encoding diguanylate cyclase gives MRLINENPTEGDLSLFSAFIDWVESYNNRDVDGVMASIDPDVLSVGTGWNELNLGSAPLKEGFSKDFAEVKCLKMVDGEVYVRSWKDWGWLLLRATYEIVVKGERLLYRSRRTVVYRREGDKWLQVHVHHSIPDGDQAEERSFPVGPEASSRYALLFSSFRDGILLASADTREILEVNGAAMSIYGLSESRLIGCSLDDLMPQEELDLFLRKLSTCPEEGTMFQSLHVGAKGEIPVELTVKMTFLEGRLTLLVVVRDISERMETEKALRRSEERLRMTIEANDDCLWELDVTTMTIDFEGAPKLIGPESTLSYSSWLERIHIDDVSRLNEALMDHLSSGKDFRIEYRLKAQGGRWIWVLDRGRVVERDPYGRPLRMLGTLMDVDRRKRIEEERLNLTRKLERMASIDGLTGILNRQRFDEMVQERMVQGVMPICLIMFDLDRFKELNDSQGHQAGDRALIRTCQAVTRRLRRDDLFCRWGGDEFMVALEQDLERSALVAQDLKDVIYDSLRLEFPSVTASLGVAPWDGCMSFDELAFQADDALYKAKKKGRNRVVVFGSCDYN, from the coding sequence TTGAGGCTTATAAACGAGAATCCCACCGAAGGGGACCTATCCCTATTCTCCGCCTTTATAGATTGGGTTGAGAGCTATAATAACCGAGACGTAGATGGGGTCATGGCCTCCATCGACCCTGACGTGCTTTCGGTAGGTACCGGATGGAACGAACTCAACCTAGGTTCCGCTCCCCTAAAAGAGGGCTTCTCCAAGGACTTCGCCGAGGTTAAGTGCCTTAAAATGGTCGACGGGGAGGTCTACGTCCGATCGTGGAAGGACTGGGGATGGCTCCTTTTGAGGGCTACCTACGAGATAGTCGTTAAAGGCGAGAGACTTCTGTATCGTTCAAGGAGAACGGTGGTATACCGTAGAGAGGGCGATAAATGGCTTCAGGTCCACGTCCATCACTCGATCCCCGACGGAGACCAGGCGGAAGAGAGGTCCTTCCCCGTCGGTCCTGAGGCCTCAAGCCGGTATGCTCTGTTGTTTTCATCCTTCAGGGACGGCATACTCCTGGCCTCCGCGGATACCAGGGAGATACTTGAGGTCAACGGGGCGGCTATGTCAATATACGGCTTATCCGAGAGCCGTCTGATAGGCTGTTCCCTGGACGATCTCATGCCTCAGGAGGAGCTAGACCTGTTTCTTAGAAAACTATCAACCTGCCCTGAGGAAGGAACTATGTTCCAGTCTCTCCACGTAGGTGCCAAAGGCGAGATACCTGTTGAGTTGACGGTTAAAATGACCTTTCTAGAGGGAAGGCTAACGCTCCTTGTCGTGGTTCGGGATATATCGGAGAGGATGGAGACGGAAAAAGCCCTCAGGCGGAGCGAGGAAAGGCTCCGAATGACCATAGAGGCCAACGATGACTGTCTATGGGAGCTGGACGTTACCACAATGACCATCGACTTCGAGGGCGCTCCAAAGCTTATCGGGCCGGAATCCACCCTATCCTACAGCTCTTGGCTCGAGAGGATCCACATAGACGACGTATCAAGGCTGAACGAGGCCCTGATGGATCACCTTTCGTCGGGAAAGGACTTCAGAATAGAGTACAGGCTTAAGGCCCAAGGGGGCCGGTGGATATGGGTGCTGGACAGAGGTAGGGTGGTGGAGAGAGATCCCTATGGCCGTCCCCTCAGGATGTTAGGCACCTTGATGGACGTAGATCGAAGGAAGCGCATAGAGGAAGAGAGACTGAACCTCACCAGAAAGCTGGAGAGAATGGCCTCTATCGATGGCCTGACTGGAATACTGAACCGCCAGAGGTTTGATGAAATGGTCCAGGAACGAATGGTCCAGGGCGTCATGCCTATATGCCTTATAATGTTCGACCTGGACAGGTTTAAAGAGCTTAACGATTCTCAGGGCCACCAGGCAGGCGATAGGGCCTTGATAAGGACCTGTCAGGCTGTGACCAGACGGCTTAGGAGGGACGACCTTTTCTGTCGTTGGGGAGGGGACGAGTTCATGGTGGCGCTGGAACAGGATCTGGAGAGGTCCGCTCTGGTGGCCCAGGATCTAAAAGACGTAATATACGATTCCCTGAGACTCGAATTTCCATCGGTTACGGCGAGTCTGGGGGTCGCTCCATGGGATGGATGTATGTCCTTCGACGAGCTTGCCTTCCAAGCGGACGATGCACTCTATAAAGCCAAGAAAAAAGGAAGAAATCGGGTGGTGGTATTCGGCTCCTGTGACTATAATTGA
- a CDS encoding RidA family protein, translated as MRKPIITDKAPGAIGPYSQGMETEQFVYTSGQLGMDPETKEFAPTIEEQTKRALENVKAVLEAAGSSMDKVVKTTVFLKDMNDFVAMNGVYSQFFTGDCPARSAFQVAKLPMDGMVEIEVVALK; from the coding sequence ATGAGAAAACCTATTATCACCGACAAAGCGCCGGGAGCGATCGGACCCTACAGCCAGGGCATGGAGACCGAGCAGTTCGTCTACACCTCGGGACAGCTTGGAATGGACCCTGAGACCAAAGAGTTCGCCCCCACGATAGAAGAACAGACCAAGAGGGCCCTGGAGAACGTCAAGGCGGTTCTTGAGGCCGCCGGTTCCTCCATGGATAAAGTGGTAAAGACAACCGTGTTCCTCAAGGACATGAACGACTTCGTCGCCATGAACGGCGTATACAGCCAGTTTTTCACCGGAGACTGCCCCGCCAGAAGCGCCTTCCAGGTCGCTAAGCTCCCTATGGACGGCATGGTAGAGATAGAGGTAGTTGCCCTTAAGTAA
- a CDS encoding LmeA family phospholipid-binding protein, whose protein sequence is MIKKGFRLALCLLFISISTQCWAKEMGQKLFDGFIGETNPEWGEMILDGPPDESGRIRHIYIDLKGADIGGVRIDRITVEGYDVVLTSPDTWGTEEANVLSVLSTNAVAVIKEEDINSHLKSKEFGDDESWNNLHLDFSPGKVYAKGYYLADLKLFKLNILIEIDGTFKVVGGRQIWLDDYKLKVNRAKVPDGLTDRAMEKIQPILDLSRFIFPIKLSQVVLDDEKAVIESIRKPEGFEGLRFEYLKDLNGKVSPDYEPKE, encoded by the coding sequence GTGATAAAAAAGGGTTTCAGGCTTGCGTTGTGCTTGCTGTTCATCTCTATATCCACCCAGTGCTGGGCGAAGGAGATGGGTCAGAAGCTGTTCGACGGGTTTATCGGGGAGACCAACCCTGAGTGGGGGGAGATGATACTGGACGGACCTCCTGACGAATCGGGACGGATAAGGCATATATATATCGATCTCAAAGGGGCGGATATAGGGGGAGTCAGAATAGATCGAATAACCGTGGAGGGGTACGACGTCGTCCTGACCTCGCCGGATACCTGGGGAACCGAGGAGGCAAACGTCCTTTCGGTCCTGTCCACCAACGCCGTAGCGGTGATAAAAGAGGAGGACATAAACAGCCACCTCAAGAGCAAGGAGTTCGGCGACGACGAGAGCTGGAATAACCTCCACCTGGATTTCTCGCCGGGAAAGGTCTACGCCAAAGGATATTATCTGGCGGACCTTAAGCTCTTTAAGCTCAACATACTGATAGAGATCGACGGAACCTTTAAGGTCGTAGGAGGCAGGCAGATATGGCTGGACGACTATAAGCTGAAGGTAAACAGGGCCAAGGTTCCCGACGGCCTCACCGACAGGGCGATGGAGAAGATACAGCCTATACTGGACCTAAGCCGATTTATATTCCCCATAAAGCTCTCCCAGGTGGTGCTGGACGACGAAAAGGCGGTCATAGAGAGTATCAGAAAGCCCGAGGGTTTTGAGGGACTTCGATTTGAGTACTTAAAGGACCTGAACGGGAAGGTGTCGCCGGATTATGAACCAAAGGAGTAA